A segment of the Leptolyngbya sp. NIES-3755 genome:
GTCTTCGCCAATCCTGCAACAACCGCCAGCACGATAATGCCAAGCACATCATCTAGAACGGCTGCACCGATAATGATTTGCCCTTCTTTTGAGCTAATCTGTTGCAGTTCTGACAACACCCGCGCCGTAATCCCGATACTGGTTGCAGTCAAAGCGGCTCCCGCAAAAATCGCGGGAATGGCTGGCACATCAAAGATCGTCATTAGTCCAGCAGTTCCAAGCGCGAACGGAACAGCGACCCCAACACAAGCGACGATCGCAGCTTGCCAACCGACTCGAATCAGTTCTTTCAAATCCGACTCTAAGCCAATCTCAAACAGCAGAATTACGACCCCAATTTCCGCTAATACAGAAATGACCTCACTCTGAGTTGCAAACACGGTATTGAGCGATTCTGGGCTGAGATGGGCTGTCATTTGGAGCGCTTGCATGATCAGCGATCGACTGGCATCAAAATCAGCACTGGGAAACACGAGTAAATGTAGTGCAGAGACACCGACAACCACACCCGCAACTAATTCACCTAACACTGAGGGCAAATCAAGTCGAGCGCAAAGTTCACCGCCAATTTTACTGGCGAAATAGACGACGACCAAACTGAGAAGAACGCCAGCAAGAACCAGCGAACCGCTTTCCGCTTCGGCAGCAGCAAAGAGAGGCGGCGAAACATGAAACCAAGAAAGGGAATTGAACATATTTCGAGGGAGTGACCGAAAATCCTCCCTATCGTACAAACTTCTTAACGTTTATCAAAATTTTGGGTCTAAGAGGGGGTTTGGAAAGTGTCGTTCATTGCACTCATCCGCCGCAGATCTTCCCTTTCTGGCTCAAGACTTTTTTCCTGAAGCCTCACTGCTTCATCTAACAGATCCTCGCTCAAGACTTCATTACCCATCACCGCTTGTCGCACCAAATCTGCACGTCGCTTAGCAGCTTCAGCTTTTTGCAGCAACAAATCCGCCGCTTCAGGCTGATTCATCTCGCGTAAATGGTTCGCCGTATGCGTCATCAACATTTCACTCGCCTCGATCGTGCGAATGCCATCCCAAAGCGTTTCTTCGATCGATTCAGTGACTTCTGCAAGCAGCGAATTCAGCGAATAAGCGTGTCCGGTATGACAGCGAAATCGAATCAAATTCCCTTCTTTCAACTGCATTAAAACGCCGTGACACTCTGGACAAGTGTACGGGGAAAATTCGCCAAAATTAATGATGCCCCTCTCTAATCCATTGTCCTCTCGCGCCACACCCACTTCGATTTCTAGATTGTTCGACACCAGACTTTCCTCCTGATCGTCAATGGATTCGTTTACCAACTGGACGAGTAGCGCTGCCATCTGATCGATCGGTACACAGTAATCGACTTCTACAGATTGCAGTGCCGCTTTGGGCATCGAGGCATGAAGCGCGTCGATCGGATCTTGAACGACTGCGATTCCGCCACGCTGTTTGATGGCATACAGTCCTGCGGCTCCATCATCGAGGCTTCCGGTTAACACAATGCCAACCACGCGACGACCATATGATCGAGCCGCCGAACGAAACAACACATCGATCGCGGGACGAAAACGGTTTTCTTTCGGACCACGCGTCAGTCGAACGGTTCCAG
Coding sequences within it:
- a CDS encoding CheB methylesterase (similar to AA sequence:cyanobase_aa:PCC7424_1189) encodes the protein MVKPDIIVIGASAGGLGAFDTLVPQLPPDFPAAVFIVWHISPDHPSLLPQILARSSALPVAHAINHESIEPGHIYIAPPDHHLLVEPGTVRLTRGPKENRFRPAIDVLFRSAARSYGRRVVGIVLTGSLDDGAAGLYAIKQRGGIAVVQDPIDALHASMPKAALQSVEVDYCVPIDQMAALLVQLVNESIDDQEESLVSNNLEIEVGVAREDNGLERGIINFGEFSPYTCPECHGVLMQLKEGNLIRFRCHTGHAYSLNSLLAEVTESIEETLWDGIRTIEASEMLMTHTANHLREMNQPEAADLLLQKAEAAKRRADLVRQAVMGNEVLSEDLLDEAVRLQEKSLEPEREDLRRMSAMNDTFQTPS
- a CDS encoding Na/H+ antiporter (similar to AA sequence:cyanobase_aa:LBDG_31060) yields the protein MFNSLSWFHVSPPLFAAAEAESGSLVLAGVLLSLVVVYFASKIGGELCARLDLPSVLGELVAGVVVGVSALHLLVFPSADFDASRSLIMQALQMTAHLSPESLNTVFATQSEVISVLAEIGVVILLFEIGLESDLKELIRVGWQAAIVACVGVAVPFALGTAGLMTIFDVPAIPAIFAGAALTATSIGITARVLSELQQISSKEGQIIIGAAVLDDVLGIIVLAVVAGLAKTGEVQVGDVVYLILSAGVFLIGSLWLGRLLSPLFVKLVNELRTRGQLLVSALIVAFVLADIAAVIQLEAILGAFAAGLILAETEKRTELEEQIKPIADMLVPVFFVVVGARTDVSVLNPFDPANREGLIMSAFLIVVAIVGKVVTGFTLVGQPGLNRLAIGVGMIPRGEVGLVFASFGASTGILSDALQAAIIVMVILTTFIAPPLLRVVFPQTDSVPTPSLSSIDDL